Proteins from a genomic interval of Pseudomonas sp. RC10:
- a CDS encoding IclR family transcriptional regulator, which yields MTEDTIKRRARGLDRAFDILDFLKETGTPLRPNEIASGIGSPKSTVYELVASLLERRILENVGKDGHVYLGRQLYFLGQAHLRHFDFTREAEISLGEIVDQTRETAQMCLLNGRKYTVALMKEGARHFRISSDIGEDAPIPWTASGRLLLGHLSDQAITDLIDPEDFILPDGTRLPLETFLAEIRKAHAEGFFSFNSIADTFTHCFAAPVKDKQGICIATLCIVAPRADATAHYDDYRRVLIDSANGLARRVND from the coding sequence ATGACCGAAGACACCATCAAACGCCGGGCCCGTGGTCTGGACCGGGCGTTCGATATTCTCGATTTCCTCAAGGAAACGGGCACGCCCCTGCGTCCGAACGAAATTGCCAGCGGCATCGGCAGCCCGAAATCGACGGTCTACGAGTTGGTCGCGTCCCTGCTGGAGCGGCGGATTCTGGAAAACGTGGGCAAGGACGGCCACGTCTACCTGGGGCGTCAGCTGTACTTTCTCGGGCAGGCGCATTTACGGCATTTCGACTTCACCCGTGAGGCCGAAATCAGCCTGGGCGAGATCGTCGACCAGACCCGTGAAACCGCGCAGATGTGCCTGCTCAACGGCCGTAAATACACCGTCGCGCTGATGAAAGAGGGCGCCCGGCATTTCCGCATTTCATCGGACATCGGCGAAGACGCGCCCATCCCGTGGACCGCCTCGGGCCGTCTGCTGCTGGGCCACCTGAGCGATCAGGCGATCACCGACCTGATCGACCCCGAGGATTTCATCCTGCCGGACGGCACTCGCCTGCCGCTGGAGACCTTCCTCGCGGAGATCCGCAAGGCTCATGCCGAAGGCTTCTTTTCCTTCAACAGCATCGCCGACACGTTTACCCATTGCTTCGCCGCGCCGGTCAAGGACAAGCAGGGCATTTGCATTGCCACCCTGTGCATCGTCGCGCCACGGGCCGACGCGACCGCGCATTACGACGACTACCGACGCGTGCTGATCGACAGCGCAAACGGCTTGGCCCGCCGGGTCAACGACTGA
- a CDS encoding amino acid deaminase, which yields MTTATVNKDAVVEKGAANPGDQLVRDVSLPALVIHDKALEHNLRWMQRFVSDSGAELAPHGKTSMVPALFQRQLQHGAWGMTLATATQTRAAYAHGVRRVLMANQLVGAPNMAIIAEMLSDSMFDFHCMVDHPDNVKALGEFFAARGLHLNVMIEYGVVGGRCGCRSEEEVMALADAIAAQPALKLTGIEGYEGVIHGDKAIAGIRAFAASLVRLAVTLQDKGAFALDRPIVTASGSAWYDLIAEEFDKQQVRDRFLAVLRPGSYVVHDHGIYKEAQCCVLDRRHDLNEGLQPAMEVWAHVQSMPEAGFAVIALGKRDVAFDAGMPNPIKRYTPGVVPAQGDDVSACKVTAVMDQHAFMTVAPGVELKIGDIISFGTSHPCLTFDKWRTGCLVGDDLSVIETFETFF from the coding sequence ATGACCACTGCCACCGTAAACAAGGACGCCGTCGTCGAGAAAGGCGCCGCTAACCCAGGCGACCAACTGGTTCGCGACGTCAGCCTGCCCGCGCTGGTCATCCACGATAAAGCGCTGGAACACAACCTGCGCTGGATGCAGAGATTCGTCAGTGACAGCGGCGCCGAGCTGGCCCCCCACGGCAAGACCAGCATGGTTCCCGCGCTGTTTCAGCGTCAGCTGCAGCACGGCGCTTGGGGCATGACCCTGGCCACCGCCACCCAGACCCGCGCTGCCTACGCCCACGGCGTGCGCCGGGTGCTGATGGCCAACCAACTGGTGGGCGCGCCGAACATGGCGATCATCGCAGAGATGCTCAGCGACTCGATGTTCGACTTCCATTGCATGGTCGATCATCCGGACAACGTCAAAGCCCTCGGCGAGTTCTTCGCTGCCAGAGGCCTGCACCTCAACGTGATGATCGAATACGGCGTGGTCGGCGGCCGTTGCGGGTGCCGCAGTGAAGAAGAAGTCATGGCCCTGGCCGACGCGATTGCCGCGCAACCGGCACTCAAGCTCACTGGCATTGAAGGCTATGAGGGCGTGATTCATGGCGACAAGGCCATCGCCGGTATTCGCGCTTTTGCCGCGTCGCTGGTGCGTCTGGCCGTGACCCTGCAAGACAAAGGTGCGTTCGCGCTGGATCGCCCAATCGTCACCGCTTCGGGTTCGGCCTGGTACGACCTGATCGCCGAAGAGTTCGACAAACAGCAGGTGCGCGACCGCTTCCTCGCTGTTTTGCGCCCCGGCAGCTACGTGGTGCACGATCACGGCATTTACAAAGAAGCCCAATGCTGCGTGCTGGACCGTCGCCACGACCTGAACGAAGGCCTGCAACCGGCCATGGAAGTCTGGGCCCACGTGCAATCGATGCCGGAGGCGGGGTTTGCCGTGATTGCACTGGGCAAGCGTGACGTGGCGTTCGACGCTGGCATGCCCAACCCGATCAAACGCTACACACCGGGCGTGGTGCCCGCGCAAGGCGATGACGTCAGTGCCTGCAAGGTCACTGCCGTGATGGACCAGCACGCGTTCATGACCGTCGCGCCGGGCGTCGAGCTGAAGATCGGCGACATCATTTCCTTCGGCACCTCGCACCCTTGCCTGACCTTCGACAAGTGGCGCACGGGCTGTCTGGTGGGCGACGACTTGAGTGTCATCGAAACCTTCGAAACCTTTTTCTGA
- a CDS encoding sugar kinase: MSELVSHSHPRVALIGECMIELQQHADGALKQSFGGDTLNTAVYLSRLLGSAAQVDYVTALGDDSFSDAMCGIWADEGIGLSRVQRLPGRLPGLYCIQTDANGERRFLYWRNEAAVRECFTTPSADPILEALPEYDVLYFSGITLAVLGEVGRARLLSSLGDARDRGARVVFDNNYRPRLWRSVDQARQAYRAVMHEVDVALLTEDDEQALFGYTDSEQIMDAYRGLGVAEVVIKRGAQSCLVRAGERRYEVPAHAVRKVVDTTAAGDSFSAAYLAKRLRGGSPEEAADAGHRLAGLVIQHPGAVIPRSVMPV; encoded by the coding sequence ATGAGCGAACTGGTCAGCCACAGTCATCCCCGCGTCGCCTTGATTGGCGAATGCATGATCGAGCTGCAACAGCACGCCGACGGTGCGCTCAAGCAGAGCTTCGGCGGCGACACCTTGAACACGGCGGTCTATCTGTCGCGCCTGTTGGGTTCGGCGGCGCAGGTGGATTACGTCACGGCACTGGGCGATGACAGCTTCAGCGACGCCATGTGCGGCATCTGGGCGGACGAAGGCATCGGCTTGAGCCGGGTCCAGCGTCTGCCGGGCCGCTTGCCGGGGTTGTATTGCATTCAGACCGACGCTAACGGCGAGCGGCGTTTCCTGTACTGGCGCAACGAAGCGGCGGTGCGCGAATGCTTCACCACGCCATCGGCCGACCCGATTCTGGAAGCGCTGCCGGAATACGACGTGCTGTATTTCAGTGGCATCACCCTGGCGGTGCTGGGGGAAGTGGGCAGGGCGCGGCTGCTGTCGAGCCTCGGCGATGCCCGTGATCGCGGCGCGCGGGTGGTGTTCGACAACAACTACCGCCCACGGCTGTGGCGCAGCGTCGATCAGGCGCGACAGGCGTATCGGGCCGTGATGCATGAAGTGGACGTTGCCTTGCTCACTGAGGACGACGAACAGGCACTGTTCGGTTACACCGACAGTGAGCAGATCATGGACGCCTATCGCGGACTGGGCGTGGCCGAAGTGGTGATCAAGCGGGGTGCGCAAAGCTGCCTGGTGCGCGCGGGCGAGCGGCGTTATGAGGTTCCGGCGCATGCGGTGCGGAAGGTCGTGGACACCACGGCGGCGGGGGATTCATTCAGCGCAGCGTACCTGGCGAAACGCCTGCGTGGCGGCAGCCCGGAAGAGGCAGCGGACGCCGGGCATCGCTTGGCGGGGCTGGTGATTCAGCATCCAGGTGCGGTGATTCCACGGAGCGTGATGCCGGTCTGA
- a CDS encoding RidA family protein — translation MSITRYGAGSTAGGGQPRPFARAVEADGWLHVSGQVPAENGEIINGGIVEQTHKTMQNLVAILEEAGYGLEDVVRVGVWLEDPRDFWSFNKVFGEYFKPEHAPARACVQANMMVDCKVEIDCIAYKKKQL, via the coding sequence ATGAGCATTACTCGTTACGGCGCAGGCAGCACCGCAGGTGGCGGCCAGCCACGTCCTTTCGCCCGCGCTGTAGAGGCTGATGGCTGGCTGCACGTGTCCGGTCAGGTGCCCGCCGAGAATGGCGAAATCATCAATGGCGGTATCGTCGAGCAGACCCACAAGACGATGCAGAACCTGGTGGCGATTCTGGAAGAGGCCGGTTACGGCCTGGAAGATGTCGTGCGCGTCGGCGTGTGGCTGGAAGACCCACGGGATTTTTGGAGCTTCAACAAGGTGTTCGGCGAATACTTCAAACCCGAACACGCCCCGGCCCGCGCCTGCGTACAGGCCAACATGATGGTCGACTGCAAGGTCGAGATCGACTGCATTGCGTACAAGAAGAAACAGCTATAA